A single genomic interval of Nonomuraea rubra harbors:
- a CDS encoding SAM-dependent methyltransferase → MRLLGMSLRFHEIAESGHRILNPLTDDKLNLLGEICDFAPGTRILDLACGKGELLSRWAADYGVQGVGVDISKVFLNAARIRANELGVADRVKFVEADAGA, encoded by the coding sequence GTGAGACTGCTCGGCATGTCACTACGCTTCCACGAAATCGCCGAGTCCGGCCACCGCATTCTGAACCCGCTGACGGACGACAAGCTCAACCTGCTCGGCGAGATCTGCGACTTCGCCCCCGGCACCCGCATCCTGGATCTGGCGTGCGGCAAAGGAGAGCTCCTTTCCCGCTGGGCGGCCGACTACGGCGTCCAGGGCGTCGGCGTCGACATCAGCAAGGTATTTCTGAACGCCGCCCGAATCCGCGCGAACGAGCTGGGGGTGGCCGATCGTGTCAAGTTCGTGGAAGCGGACGCCGGGGCCTAG
- a CDS encoding MBL fold metallo-hydrolase: protein MDNITALGGDVYEIDTKMAGFSGITAGYLILSDRPCLVETGTSTSAPVVRDAIASLGVGPDDLATVVVTHIHLDHAGGVGDIARFFPSAQVVVHEKGARHLAEPSRLMASARMVWGDRLDTLFGELSPTEAERIVALGDTGAIDLGNGRTLNSHYSPGHAKHHVGLVDSATGDLYVGDAAGVYLPETGDLRPATPPPDFDLKTALDSIALFEALGPQRLLFSHYGPVQAVRETLERSAEELRVWVDLTRQARSEGMDLDHAVAMVRERTKERYSAMTADEATAEQFELLSGAPSNVAGILHWLDRVSP from the coding sequence GTGGACAACATCACCGCGCTCGGCGGCGACGTCTATGAGATCGACACCAAAATGGCCGGGTTCTCGGGCATCACGGCCGGCTATCTGATCCTCAGTGACCGGCCCTGCCTCGTGGAGACCGGCACCTCCACCTCGGCACCCGTGGTGCGGGACGCGATCGCCTCGCTCGGCGTCGGCCCGGACGACCTCGCCACGGTCGTCGTGACCCACATCCATCTCGATCATGCCGGGGGTGTCGGCGACATCGCCAGGTTCTTCCCGTCCGCGCAGGTCGTCGTACACGAGAAGGGCGCCCGTCACCTCGCCGAGCCATCACGGCTGATGGCCAGCGCGCGCATGGTGTGGGGCGACCGGCTCGACACGCTCTTCGGCGAGTTGTCCCCCACCGAGGCCGAACGCATCGTCGCCCTCGGCGACACCGGCGCCATCGACCTGGGCAACGGGCGCACGCTGAACAGCCACTACTCACCCGGTCACGCGAAGCACCACGTGGGGCTGGTCGACTCGGCCACAGGCGACCTGTACGTCGGTGACGCGGCCGGCGTCTACCTGCCCGAGACAGGCGATCTGCGCCCTGCCACCCCGCCGCCGGACTTCGACCTGAAGACGGCGCTCGACTCGATCGCGCTGTTCGAGGCGCTCGGGCCGCAACGGTTGCTGTTCAGCCACTATGGGCCGGTTCAGGCCGTTCGGGAGACGCTGGAGCGGTCGGCGGAGGAGCTTCGGGTCTGGGTTGATCTCACCCGGCAGGCCCGGTCCGAGGGAATGGATCTGGATCATGCCGTCGCCATGGTGAGGGAACGCACCAAGGAGCGCTACAGCGCGATGACCGCCGACGAGGCTACGGCCGAGCAGTTCGAGCTGCTGAGCGGGGCTCCGTCGAACGTCGCCGGGATCCTGCACTGGCTGGACCGCGTCTCGCCATGA
- a CDS encoding single-stranded DNA-binding protein, which yields MDRNEVLLVGRLSAPAEEHPLPSGDTLTKWRIIVRRRRHRRGATLSDSVPCITFNPDVAAVVRALKPREYIEVTGSFRCRVYGPSTGKTWRYEVEVSTAKPCEGELPDLSDPPQLPESAQPATGTDPAQLAALIPRQVPYLAPTG from the coding sequence GTGGACCGAAACGAAGTCTTGCTGGTGGGGAGACTGTCGGCGCCGGCCGAGGAGCACCCCCTGCCAAGCGGCGATACCCTGACGAAGTGGCGCATCATCGTTCGCCGTCGCCGCCACAGGCGTGGGGCGACGCTCAGTGACAGCGTCCCGTGCATCACGTTCAACCCGGACGTGGCCGCCGTCGTCCGCGCCCTCAAGCCCCGGGAGTACATCGAGGTGACGGGCTCGTTCCGTTGCCGCGTCTACGGCCCATCGACCGGAAAGACCTGGCGTTACGAGGTGGAGGTGAGTACCGCCAAGCCCTGCGAAGGCGAGCTCCCCGACCTTTCGGACCCTCCCCAGCTCCCCGAGTCCGCCCAACCGGCGACCGGCACCGACCCGGCACAGCTCGCCGCCCTGATACCACGGCAGGTGCCGTACCTGGCGCCCACCGGCTGA
- a CDS encoding DUF1015 family protein, giving the protein MGRLLEGASICGSMPGMGTPELPVPAGLVLRPFRGVRFAVEDPAKVTSPPYDLISDADVEVLLDSHPNNVVRLILPCSSRSNSSPGAPTDDDHPSSGPATPGTPPESSSHPNAPAPTSPRPPSQTSPPHPTSPQPAPPEFRPDPTSPTGETPLQPRYAVARDTLTEWLDTGVLVPDDVPALYVYEQSGPDVLQRGLIGDVGLADPGQRIILPHEDVFPGPIADRLALMSTTQANLEPIFLLYDGGNGTATQLVDEVAANRRPLISARTEDGLTHRLWAITAPEEIAAINADLHHRQALIADGHHRYATYRVLQRQERAARDIDHPASASSSALSEQSPAPRPSPTPASTNDAHPEESPTPAPSTAPAAASDGHPAQPPTPGPSTAHSGEPSATSGSAAPPAVAEAAVSEHAGAGTAAPAYDEAALGPWDFGLALLVDSRAYPPDLKAIHRVIQGLPLDEAVAKAKGSWQVHDYKDLAAGLAALERAPEPAFLLAGEDGTHLLTSPDPLQLARAMPPDHSDRWNSLNTSVLAEFVLPVVWGMRDNDQTVRIVHHDTDAAVRLAIRTGGTAVILKPLVVDDVLAIAAGGERVPRKSTSFGPKPRTGLVLRMFATD; this is encoded by the coding sequence ATGGGGCGACTTCTGGAAGGCGCAAGCATTTGTGGGAGCATGCCCGGTATGGGGACTCCTGAACTGCCGGTACCCGCTGGACTGGTGCTACGGCCCTTCCGAGGCGTGCGTTTCGCTGTCGAAGATCCCGCCAAGGTGACCTCCCCACCGTACGACCTGATCTCCGACGCCGACGTAGAGGTCCTGCTGGACTCTCACCCGAACAACGTCGTCCGCCTCATCCTTCCCTGCTCCTCCCGAAGCAACTCCTCCCCCGGCGCACCCACCGACGACGACCACCCTTCCTCCGGGCCCGCCACCCCAGGAACGCCCCCGGAGTCCTCCTCCCATCCGAATGCTCCCGCCCCGACCAGTCCTCGACCCCCTTCTCAGACGAGCCCCCCTCACCCGACATCCCCCCAACCGGCACCGCCCGAGTTCCGCCCTGACCCCACGTCCCCCACCGGAGAGACTCCGCTCCAACCCCGGTACGCCGTGGCCAGGGACACGCTCACGGAGTGGCTGGACACAGGAGTCCTGGTGCCGGACGACGTACCGGCGCTGTACGTCTACGAGCAGAGCGGCCCGGACGTCCTGCAACGCGGCCTGATCGGCGACGTGGGCCTGGCCGATCCCGGCCAGCGCATCATCCTCCCCCACGAGGACGTCTTCCCCGGCCCCATTGCCGACCGCCTCGCTCTCATGAGCACCACCCAGGCCAACCTCGAGCCCATCTTCCTCCTGTACGACGGCGGCAACGGCACGGCCACGCAGCTGGTGGACGAGGTGGCCGCAAACCGCCGCCCTCTCATCTCGGCGCGCACCGAGGACGGCCTGACCCACCGCCTCTGGGCGATCACCGCCCCGGAGGAGATCGCCGCGATCAACGCCGACCTCCACCACCGCCAAGCCCTGATCGCCGACGGCCATCACCGCTACGCCACCTACCGCGTCCTCCAACGCCAGGAACGTGCCGCCCGCGACATCGACCACCCCGCCTCCGCCAGCAGCAGCGCCCTCTCCGAACAATCACCGGCCCCCCGGCCATCACCCACTCCAGCCTCCACCAACGACGCCCACCCCGAAGAATCACCAACCCCCGCCCCCTCAACAGCACCAGCCGCGGCCAGCGACGGCCACCCCGCACAACCACCGACCCCCGGCCCCTCAACAGCGCACTCTGGAGAACCATCGGCTACCAGCGGTTCAGCAGCACCACCAGCCGTCGCTGAAGCCGCCGTGAGCGAGCACGCCGGTGCGGGCACGGCAGCTCCGGCGTACGACGAGGCAGCCCTGGGCCCGTGGGACTTCGGGCTCGCCCTGCTCGTCGACTCCCGCGCTTATCCACCCGACCTCAAGGCCATCCACCGCGTCATCCAGGGCCTGCCCCTGGACGAGGCCGTGGCCAAGGCCAAGGGCTCGTGGCAGGTGCACGACTACAAGGACCTGGCTGCCGGGCTGGCCGCGCTTGAGAGGGCACCGGAGCCCGCCTTCCTGCTCGCCGGCGAGGACGGCACACATCTGCTCACCTCCCCGGACCCGCTCCAACTCGCCCGCGCCATGCCACCGGATCATTCCGACCGCTGGAACTCCCTCAACACCTCCGTGCTCGCCGAGTTCGTCCTGCCCGTGGTGTGGGGCATGCGCGACAACGACCAGACCGTACGCATCGTCCACCACGACACGGATGCCGCCGTGCGCCTGGCCATCCGTACCGGCGGAACGGCTGTCATCCTCAAGCCTCTCGTGGTCGACGACGTGCTGGCGATCGCCGCCGGCGGCGAACGGGTGCCCCGCAAATCCACCTCCTTCGGCCCGAAGCCAAGAACTGGGCTGGTTCTGCGCATGTTCGCCACCGACTGA
- a CDS encoding tetratricopeptide repeat protein, translated as MGQDGNVHDESAGAPRGGVYDWYQRGVKLLQEGSPAAAAALLERAAAAEPESRSILEALARAQFNSRQYAEAAASFRQIVDANPAEDYAYFGLGLALWRTGDVEGAQEPLAIAVAMRPDERNYVSALKSVRATLRARREM; from the coding sequence ATGGGTCAGGATGGGAATGTTCACGATGAGAGTGCGGGCGCTCCCCGGGGCGGGGTGTACGACTGGTACCAGCGTGGGGTGAAGTTGCTGCAGGAGGGCAGCCCCGCTGCGGCGGCGGCCTTGCTCGAACGGGCGGCGGCGGCCGAGCCTGAATCACGCAGCATCCTGGAGGCGCTGGCGCGGGCGCAGTTCAACTCCCGGCAGTACGCGGAGGCGGCGGCGAGTTTCCGGCAGATCGTGGATGCCAATCCGGCCGAGGATTATGCCTACTTCGGGTTGGGGCTGGCGTTGTGGCGGACCGGTGATGTGGAAGGGGCCCAGGAGCCGCTGGCCATCGCCGTTGCCATGCGACCGGACGAGCGGAACTATGTGTCGGCTCTGAAGAGCGTGCGTGCCACCCTGCGGGCTCGTCGGGAGATGTAG
- a CDS encoding TipAS antibiotic-recognition domain-containing protein: MTMSANLNLTAEDRAELFGGFDPDAHAAEAEQRWGGTEAWEDARRRSSSYTKEDWRRFIAEGAEITTRLSDALRSGAPADGDLAMDLAEEHRAHISRWCYECTYEIHRGLGEMYVSDPRFTSSLDATTPGLAAYLRTAITANAQRHHA; encoded by the coding sequence ATGACCATGTCCGCGAACCTCAACCTCACCGCCGAGGACCGCGCCGAACTCTTCGGCGGCTTCGACCCCGACGCGCACGCGGCGGAGGCGGAGCAACGCTGGGGCGGCACGGAGGCATGGGAGGACGCCAGGCGCCGCTCGTCCTCCTATACCAAGGAAGACTGGAGGCGCTTCATCGCGGAGGGGGCCGAGATCACCACCCGCCTGTCGGACGCGCTCCGCTCCGGCGCCCCCGCCGACGGCGACCTGGCCATGGACCTGGCGGAGGAACACCGGGCCCACATCTCCCGCTGGTGCTACGAGTGCACGTACGAGATCCACCGCGGCCTCGGCGAGATGTACGTCTCGGACCCCCGCTTCACCAGCTCCCTCGACGCCACGACCCCGGGCCTGGCGGCCTACCTCCGGACCGCCATCACCGCCAACGCCCAGCGCCACCACGCCTGA
- a CDS encoding HAD-IIA family hydrolase, giving the protein MLIDGYDTLLLDLDGVVYLGNHAVPGAPAALEEAQRRGVRLAYVTNNASRTPAAISGHLRELGVPASAEDVVTSAQAAARLIAERVPPGAKVLVVGGSGLRLAVRDRGLRPVSTAAESPVAVVQGIAPGLSYGLLSEGALAVRQGALFVASNADSTMPTGRGELPGNGAMVRVIAHATGVEPIYAGKPDPPLHRESMIRTGARRPLVVGDRLDTDIEGASNAGVESLLVLTGVATAADLLTAEPRHRPTYVGEDLGALLLPYPEVRDGACGGWRAEWRDGVLRLEGEGSRIDGLRAASDAAWAAAGEGRIEEDAVKPVLDRVG; this is encoded by the coding sequence GTGCTGATCGACGGCTATGACACCCTGCTGCTCGACCTCGACGGCGTGGTCTATCTGGGCAACCACGCGGTGCCGGGGGCTCCGGCGGCGCTGGAGGAGGCCCAGCGGCGTGGTGTGCGGCTGGCGTACGTCACCAACAACGCCTCCCGCACGCCGGCGGCCATCTCGGGCCACCTGCGGGAGCTGGGGGTGCCGGCCTCGGCCGAGGACGTGGTGACCTCGGCGCAGGCCGCCGCGCGGTTGATCGCGGAGCGGGTGCCGCCCGGCGCGAAAGTGCTCGTGGTCGGCGGGTCCGGCCTGCGGCTGGCGGTACGGGACCGCGGGCTCCGCCCCGTCTCCACCGCCGCCGAATCGCCCGTCGCCGTGGTGCAGGGGATCGCGCCCGGGCTGTCGTACGGCCTGCTGTCTGAGGGGGCGCTGGCAGTGCGGCAGGGGGCGTTGTTCGTGGCGTCCAACGCGGACAGCACGATGCCGACCGGGCGGGGAGAGCTGCCGGGGAACGGGGCCATGGTGCGGGTGATCGCGCACGCCACCGGGGTCGAGCCGATCTACGCCGGCAAGCCCGATCCGCCGTTGCACCGGGAGTCGATGATCCGTACGGGGGCGCGGCGGCCGCTGGTCGTCGGTGATCGGCTCGACACCGACATCGAGGGGGCCTCCAACGCGGGGGTGGAGAGCCTGCTGGTGCTGACCGGGGTGGCGACGGCGGCCGACCTGCTGACGGCGGAGCCCCGGCACCGGCCCACGTACGTGGGGGAGGATCTGGGGGCGTTGCTCCTGCCCTACCCCGAGGTGCGCGATGGTGCCTGCGGGGGGTGGCGGGCCGAGTGGCGGGACGGGGTGCTGCGTCTCGAGGGGGAGGGCAGCCGGATCGATGGGCTGAGGGCCGCGAGCGATGCCGCCTGGGCGGCGGCCGGTGAGGGCAGAATCGAGGAGGACGCGGTCAAGCCGGTGCTCGACCGCGTGGGGTGA
- a CDS encoding ABC transporter permease codes for MWSQEVLALSRRWLLMTLRERLNLLFSVLQPAVWLVFFAGGLGGAVDARVVGTADYIAFAVPGVIAFTVVGNGVTAAMPLLFDKETGYLDKLLSMPIRRSSLIVSRFVFQVGMNAVQVLVILLVALALGVRPASGAAGVLAILAATALLTLALTAAAMALACAVPSHGTFFAITGFASLPLLFMSNAFVPLTAMPGWMEVVARVNPLTYAIEAMRLLVLRGWGGGVPVSLGALGVASALLLAVGAWQFTRQTSHRIT; via the coding sequence ATGTGGTCACAGGAGGTGCTGGCGCTGTCGCGGCGCTGGCTGCTCATGACGCTACGGGAACGCCTGAACCTGCTGTTCAGCGTCCTGCAGCCGGCCGTGTGGCTGGTGTTCTTCGCCGGCGGCCTGGGCGGCGCGGTGGACGCGCGGGTGGTGGGGACGGCCGACTACATCGCCTTCGCGGTGCCGGGCGTCATCGCGTTCACCGTGGTGGGCAACGGGGTGACGGCGGCCATGCCCCTGCTGTTCGACAAGGAGACCGGATACCTGGACAAGCTGCTCAGCATGCCGATCAGGCGCAGCTCGCTGATCGTGTCGCGGTTCGTATTCCAGGTGGGCATGAACGCGGTCCAGGTGCTGGTGATCCTGCTCGTGGCGCTCGCCCTGGGCGTGCGCCCCGCCTCGGGGGCCGCCGGCGTGCTGGCGATCCTGGCGGCCACGGCGCTGCTCACGCTGGCGCTCACGGCGGCGGCGATGGCGCTGGCCTGCGCGGTGCCCTCGCACGGGACGTTCTTCGCCATCACCGGGTTCGCCTCGCTGCCGCTGCTGTTCATGAGCAACGCCTTCGTGCCGCTCACGGCCATGCCCGGGTGGATGGAGGTGGTGGCGCGGGTGAATCCGCTCACGTACGCGATCGAGGCGATGCGCCTGCTGGTGCTGCGGGGGTGGGGTGGTGGGGTGCCGGTGTCGCTGGGGGCGCTGGGGGTGGCCTCGGCGCTGCTCCTGGCGGTCGGCGCCTGGCAGTTCACCCGCCAGACCAGCCACCGCATCACCTGA
- a CDS encoding ABC transporter ATP-binding protein, whose translation MGWIIDTEHLSRTFGERTLAVDGLTLEIPPGEIFGLLGPNGAGKTTTIRMLATLLPPSGGAARVCGFDVVRAASEVRGRIGYVMQQVSPMGHYLLTGREKAEIEAALYHVPRRRLKDRVAEVLDLVGLTRHADRLVQEYSGGMQKRLDLACGLLHRPELLILDEPTLGLDVQSRHHMWEHIRALCDAGMTVLLATNYLDEADRLCDRLTIIDHGRQVVTGTPAELKAALGAASLDEVFLRHTGHALREEPS comes from the coding sequence ATGGGCTGGATCATCGACACCGAGCACCTGAGCCGCACCTTCGGCGAGCGGACCCTCGCCGTGGACGGCCTCACCCTGGAGATCCCGCCCGGGGAGATCTTCGGCCTCCTCGGGCCGAACGGCGCGGGCAAGACGACCACGATCAGGATGCTCGCCACGCTGCTGCCGCCCAGCGGGGGCGCCGCGCGGGTGTGCGGGTTCGACGTGGTGCGGGCCGCGTCAGAGGTACGCGGCCGCATCGGCTACGTGATGCAGCAGGTCTCCCCGATGGGGCACTACCTGCTGACCGGCAGGGAGAAGGCCGAGATCGAGGCGGCCCTCTACCACGTGCCCAGGCGGCGGCTGAAGGACAGGGTCGCCGAGGTCCTCGACCTCGTGGGCCTGACCCGGCACGCCGACCGGCTCGTCCAGGAGTACTCGGGCGGCATGCAGAAACGCCTCGACCTGGCCTGCGGCCTGCTGCACCGGCCGGAGCTGCTGATCCTCGACGAGCCCACCCTCGGTTTGGACGTGCAGTCGCGCCACCACATGTGGGAGCACATCCGCGCCCTCTGCGACGCCGGCATGACCGTGCTCCTGGCCACCAACTACCTCGACGAGGCCGACCGCCTCTGCGACCGGCTCACGATCATCGACCACGGCCGCCAGGTGGTCACGGGGACGCCCGCCGAGCTGAAGGCCGCGCTGGGGGCCGCGTCCCTCGACGAGGTCTTCCTCCGTCACACCGGGCACGCACTGCGGGAGGAGCCGAGCTGA
- a CDS encoding SCP2 sterol-binding domain-containing protein, with amino-acid sequence MASVEECRAALAKLVAQFDEIDEEDRAKHVVERTVSCRVSDLDVTFYGRLHHGGLDPFTEEPPADGKPADVKLTIVSDDLVALVDGELDLARALLGGRVKIDASFGDLLRLRRLI; translated from the coding sequence ATGGCAAGCGTCGAGGAGTGCCGGGCGGCACTGGCCAAGCTCGTCGCGCAGTTCGACGAGATCGACGAGGAGGACCGTGCCAAACACGTGGTCGAGCGCACGGTCAGCTGCCGGGTGTCCGACCTCGACGTGACCTTCTACGGCCGGCTGCACCACGGGGGGCTGGACCCGTTCACGGAGGAGCCGCCGGCGGACGGCAAGCCCGCCGACGTGAAGCTCACGATCGTGAGCGACGACCTGGTCGCGCTGGTCGACGGCGAGCTGGATCTGGCGCGGGCGCTGCTCGGGGGGCGGGTGAAGATCGACGCGAGCTTCGGCGACCTGCTGCGGCTGCGCAGACTCATCTGA
- a CDS encoding TlyA family RNA methyltransferase yields the protein MSRRIRLDSELVRRGMARSREQAAQLIEDGRVSVGGQRARKPATQVDTASAIVVAASEDGPDYVSRGAHKLLGALDTFEALEVAGRRCLDAGASTGGFTDVLLRRGAGHVLAVDVGYGQLAWSLRNDERVTVMERVNVRDLTPEMVGEPPTLIVGDLSFISLRLVLPALAAVAAPQADFVMLVKPQFEVGKDLVGAGGVVRDPELRARSVRDAAAKALELGLSVRGVTASPLPGPSGNVEYLIWLGKGDGAPQLADLDAEIQRAVAEGPQ from the coding sequence GTGAGCCGCAGGATCCGGCTCGACAGCGAGCTCGTCCGCCGCGGCATGGCCCGATCGCGCGAGCAGGCCGCGCAGCTCATCGAGGACGGGCGGGTCAGCGTCGGCGGGCAGCGGGCGCGCAAGCCCGCCACCCAGGTCGACACCGCCTCCGCCATCGTCGTGGCCGCCTCCGAGGACGGGCCCGACTACGTTTCGCGCGGAGCGCACAAGCTGCTCGGCGCGCTCGACACCTTCGAGGCGCTGGAGGTGGCGGGGCGCCGCTGCCTCGACGCGGGCGCGTCCACGGGCGGGTTCACCGACGTGCTGCTGCGCCGCGGGGCCGGCCACGTGCTCGCCGTGGACGTCGGCTACGGGCAGCTCGCCTGGTCGCTGCGCAACGACGAGCGGGTGACGGTCATGGAGCGCGTCAACGTGCGCGACCTCACCCCCGAGATGGTCGGCGAGCCGCCCACGCTGATCGTCGGCGACCTGTCGTTCATCTCGCTGCGGCTCGTGCTGCCCGCGCTGGCCGCGGTCGCCGCGCCCCAGGCGGACTTCGTGATGCTGGTCAAACCGCAGTTCGAGGTGGGCAAGGACCTCGTCGGGGCGGGCGGCGTCGTACGGGATCCCGAGTTGCGCGCCCGCTCCGTGCGCGACGCCGCCGCCAAGGCGCTGGAGCTGGGGCTGAGCGTGCGCGGAGTGACCGCCAGCCCGCTGCCGGGGCCGTCGGGAAATGTGGAGTATCTGATCTGGCTGGGCAAGGGGGACGGCGCGCCGCAGCTCGCCGACCTCGACGCCGAGATCCAGCGTGCCGTCGCGGAAGGGCCGCAATGA
- a CDS encoding NAD kinase, with translation MNRTVLVAVHTGRGAAVDSARLVINRLVDAGITVRVLDTECAEIGCDKADAVPADPGAAKDAEVMIVLGGDGSLLRAAELARPAGTPLLGVNLGHVGFLAEAEVADLAAAVDSVVAGRYDVEERMTVDVLARQNGRVLADTWALNEATVEKQERMLEVVAEIDGRPLSRWGCDGVICATPTGSTAYAFSAGGPVVWPEVEALLMVPISAHALFAKPLVVSPRSTLAVEILPDTPGGVLWCDGRRRFELPSGTRVEVRRGAEPVRLARLHGVESTGAPFTDRLVAKFELPVQGWRGRARP, from the coding sequence ATGAATCGGACCGTGCTGGTCGCCGTGCACACCGGGCGCGGCGCCGCCGTCGACAGCGCCCGGCTGGTCATCAACCGGCTGGTCGACGCCGGCATCACCGTCAGGGTGCTGGACACGGAGTGCGCGGAGATCGGCTGCGACAAGGCCGACGCGGTGCCGGCCGACCCCGGCGCCGCCAAGGACGCCGAGGTCATGATCGTGCTCGGCGGCGACGGGTCGCTGCTGCGCGCCGCCGAGCTGGCCAGGCCCGCGGGCACGCCGCTGCTGGGCGTCAACCTGGGGCACGTCGGCTTCCTGGCCGAGGCCGAGGTCGCCGACCTGGCGGCGGCGGTCGACAGCGTCGTGGCCGGCCGCTACGACGTCGAGGAACGCATGACGGTCGATGTTCTCGCCCGGCAGAACGGCCGCGTCCTGGCCGACACCTGGGCGCTGAACGAGGCCACCGTCGAGAAGCAGGAGCGCATGCTGGAGGTGGTCGCCGAGATCGACGGGCGGCCGCTGTCCAGGTGGGGGTGCGACGGCGTGATCTGCGCCACTCCGACCGGTTCCACCGCGTACGCGTTCTCCGCCGGCGGCCCCGTCGTCTGGCCCGAGGTCGAGGCGCTGCTCATGGTGCCCATCAGCGCGCACGCGCTGTTCGCCAAGCCGCTGGTCGTCTCGCCCCGCTCCACGCTGGCCGTCGAGATCCTGCCGGACACGCCCGGCGGGGTTCTGTGGTGTGATGGGAGACGCAGATTCGAACTCCCGTCCGGGACCCGGGTGGAGGTTCGCAGGGGCGCCGAGCCCGTACGCCTGGCGCGCCTGCACGGAGTGGAGAGCACCGGAGCGCCCTTCACCGACCGGCTGGTGGCCAAGTTCGAGCTTCCCGTCCAGGGGTGGCGCGGAAGGGCGCGACCCTGA